The proteins below come from a single Geobacillus thermoleovorans genomic window:
- the rraA gene encoding ribonuclease E activity regulator RraA, which yields MKTADLCDQFLDELQVCELPFQSYGGKRAFSGPIATVDVFEDNVLVREALETVPPGTVLVVDGKGSRRVALLGDRLAQIACERGLAGVIIHGCIRDSAEIGAMPIGVMAIGTCPVKSKKEGKGSRDVALEFGGVRWEPGAYVYADADGVVVANKDLSAKNG from the coding sequence ATGAAAACAGCCGATTTATGCGATCAATTTTTAGACGAGTTGCAAGTATGCGAGTTGCCGTTCCAATCGTACGGCGGAAAGCGGGCGTTTTCCGGGCCGATTGCGACGGTCGATGTGTTTGAAGACAACGTCCTTGTCCGAGAAGCGCTGGAGACGGTGCCGCCGGGGACGGTGCTCGTGGTCGATGGAAAAGGCTCGCGCCGCGTCGCGCTATTAGGCGACCGGCTGGCGCAAATCGCTTGCGAGAGGGGGCTTGCTGGCGTCATCATCCACGGCTGCATCCGCGATTCAGCGGAAATTGGCGCCATGCCGATTGGCGTGATGGCGATCGGCACATGCCCGGTGAAAAGCAAAAAAGAGGGAAAAGGCTCACGCGACGTTGCGCTCGAGTTTGGCGGCGTCCGCTGGGAGCCAGGGGCGTACGTGTACGCTGATGCGGACGGCGTTGTCGTCGCCAACAAAGATTTGTCGGCAAAAAACGGTTGA